A single genomic interval of Granulicella tundricola MP5ACTX9 harbors:
- a CDS encoding class I SAM-dependent methyltransferase — protein MNAPTKRARRKVVPIHTPKLPPTHPFDRVHHTDTGGLIERTQLITGHANDAHVTAYYGIAPSILDAVIDLWQGTRPKYPIDRYTFVDIGAGKGRAVMTASLHPFFEAVGIELNPTLASIARTNLQTFPNYANPLAPTRLIEGDALAANLPLTPTLAFMFHPFEAPVLRKLIGKIQAHYSVLDLPFDLIYVNAEHASVLDQNTWFKRLFHGLVPMSSVDHLADLAEIAEQTEYGSTGDEICGIYRFTGPTT, from the coding sequence GTGAATGCACCCACCAAACGAGCCAGAAGAAAAGTCGTCCCAATCCACACGCCCAAACTCCCTCCCACGCATCCGTTCGACAGAGTTCATCACACCGACACCGGCGGCCTCATCGAGCGCACACAACTCATCACCGGCCACGCCAACGACGCACACGTCACCGCTTACTACGGCATCGCCCCTTCCATCCTCGACGCCGTGATCGACCTCTGGCAGGGGACGCGCCCCAAGTATCCCATCGACCGCTACACCTTCGTGGACATCGGCGCAGGCAAGGGCCGCGCCGTCATGACCGCCTCCCTCCACCCCTTCTTCGAAGCCGTAGGAATTGAACTGAATCCGACGCTTGCAAGCATCGCCCGCACTAACCTGCAGACCTTCCCCAACTATGCAAACCCGCTTGCGCCCACCCGCCTCATCGAAGGCGACGCCCTCGCCGCGAACCTGCCGCTGACCCCTACACTCGCCTTCATGTTCCATCCCTTCGAAGCTCCGGTCCTGCGCAAGCTGATAGGCAAAATTCAAGCACACTACTCGGTTCTTGATCTGCCCTTCGATCTGATCTACGTCAACGCGGAGCACGCTTCCGTGCTCGACCAGAACACCTGGTTCAAGCGGCTCTTCCATGGCCTCGTCCCCATGAGTTCCGTCGATCACCTGGCGGACCTCGCTGAGATCGCCGAACAGACAGAGTATGGGTCCACCGGCGACGAGATCTGCGGCATCTACCGATTCACCGGGCCAACCACTTAG
- the exaC gene encoding acetaldehyde dehydrogenase ExaC, translating into MATAAPVHQITPETYGRKLQLKARYDNFINGQWIAPVAGEYFENVTPVTGEPLCQIARSKAEDVNKAIDAAHAAKGAWGRTSTTVRARILEQIAQRIEDNLEYLATAETWDNGKPIRETMAADLPLCVDHFRYFAGCIRAQEGGISEIDHETIAYHFHEPLGVIGMIIPWNFPLLMATWKLAPALAAGNAVILKPAEQTPMSILLLMELIGDLLPPGVLNVVNGFGLEAGKPLASSPRINKVAFTGETTTGRLIMQYASQNIIPVTLELGGKSPNIFFADVMNEDDAFFDKCLEGFTMFALNQGEVCTCPSRALVQESIYERFMERATARVKAIKGGNPLDSATMIGAQASSEQLEKILSYFDIGKQEGAKILTGGKRSEAGPAGGFYVEPTIFEGHNKMRVFQEEIFGPVVSVTTFRDEDDAMAIANDTLYGLGSGVWTRDINRAYKFGRGIQAGRVWTNCYHLYPAHAAFGGYKQSGIGRENHKMMLDHYQQTKNQLISYSPNAMGFF; encoded by the coding sequence ATGGCTACAGCAGCACCGGTTCACCAGATCACACCCGAGACCTACGGGCGCAAGCTCCAGCTCAAGGCACGCTACGACAACTTCATCAACGGTCAGTGGATCGCGCCGGTGGCAGGCGAGTATTTCGAGAACGTCACGCCCGTCACCGGCGAGCCCCTCTGCCAGATCGCACGCTCCAAGGCCGAGGACGTCAACAAGGCCATCGACGCAGCACACGCCGCCAAGGGCGCCTGGGGCCGCACCTCCACCACCGTTCGCGCACGCATCCTGGAGCAGATCGCGCAGCGCATCGAAGACAACCTGGAATACCTTGCTACCGCAGAGACCTGGGACAACGGCAAGCCCATCCGCGAGACCATGGCCGCCGACCTGCCGCTCTGCGTCGACCACTTCCGCTACTTCGCAGGCTGCATTCGCGCCCAGGAGGGCGGCATCTCGGAGATCGATCACGAGACCATCGCCTACCACTTCCATGAGCCGCTCGGCGTCATCGGCATGATCATCCCGTGGAACTTCCCGCTGCTCATGGCGACGTGGAAGCTTGCACCGGCTCTGGCCGCGGGCAACGCCGTCATCCTGAAGCCCGCCGAGCAAACACCCATGTCCATCCTGCTGCTGATGGAGTTGATCGGCGACCTTCTGCCGCCGGGCGTCCTCAACGTCGTCAACGGCTTCGGTCTTGAAGCCGGCAAGCCGCTCGCATCCTCACCGCGTATCAACAAGGTGGCCTTCACGGGTGAGACGACCACCGGTCGACTCATCATGCAGTACGCCTCACAGAACATCATTCCGGTCACGCTCGAGCTTGGCGGCAAGAGCCCCAACATCTTTTTCGCCGACGTGATGAACGAGGATGACGCCTTCTTCGATAAATGCCTTGAAGGCTTCACCATGTTCGCGTTGAACCAGGGTGAGGTCTGCACCTGCCCCTCCCGTGCGCTGGTGCAGGAGTCCATTTACGAGCGCTTCATGGAGCGTGCGACCGCCCGGGTCAAGGCGATCAAGGGCGGCAATCCGCTCGATTCAGCCACGATGATCGGAGCCCAGGCCTCGAGTGAGCAGTTGGAGAAGATCCTTTCCTACTTCGACATTGGCAAGCAGGAGGGCGCGAAGATCCTTACTGGGGGCAAGCGGTCCGAAGCCGGTCCGGCGGGCGGCTTCTACGTCGAGCCCACCATCTTTGAAGGCCACAACAAGATGCGCGTCTTTCAGGAAGAGATCTTCGGGCCAGTGGTCTCGGTTACAACCTTCAGGGACGAAGACGACGCCATGGCGATCGCGAACGATACGCTCTACGGCCTTGGCTCCGGCGTATGGACGCGTGATATCAATCGTGCCTACAAGTTCGGCCGCGGCATCCAGGCCGGGCGTGTCTGGACGAACTGCTATCACCTCTATCCGGCGCATGCGGCGTTCGGTGGTTACAAGCAATCAGGCATCGGACGTGAGAACCATAAGATGATGCTCGATCACTATCAGCAGACGAAGAACCAACTCATCAGCTACAGCCCGAATGCGATGGGCTTCTTCTAG
- a CDS encoding DUF779 domain-containing protein: MMAPAQVLTTPAADELIHRLREKHGKLMFHQSGGCCDGSSPMCFALGEFMLGDSDHFLGTIAETPFYMSKSQFEYWKHTQLILDVVPGRGGMFSLENGEGVRFLIRSRVFAEDELLELEMAGLI; encoded by the coding sequence ATGATGGCTCCAGCGCAGGTTCTCACCACGCCCGCAGCCGATGAGCTGATTCATCGGCTGCGGGAGAAGCACGGCAAGCTCATGTTCCATCAGTCCGGCGGATGCTGTGACGGCTCCTCGCCTATGTGCTTCGCGCTCGGCGAGTTCATGCTGGGCGATAGCGATCACTTTCTGGGGACCATAGCCGAAACTCCGTTCTACATGAGCAAATCGCAGTTTGAGTACTGGAAGCACACCCAACTCATCCTCGATGTTGTTCCGGGCCGAGGTGGCATGTTCTCGCTTGAGAACGGAGAGGGCGTCAGGTTCCTGATTCGCTCACGCGTCTTTGCGGAAGATGAACTGCTGGAGTTGGAGATGGCGGGGTTAATCTAG
- a CDS encoding Thivi_2564 family membrane protein — MDVNQLIHIVIVLVVVGVLLGLINRFIPMASSIKSIINGIVVIFVVLWLLQLFGIIGAIGGMRVR, encoded by the coding sequence ATGGACGTCAATCAACTGATCCACATCGTGATCGTGCTCGTCGTTGTGGGCGTTTTGCTCGGGCTGATCAACCGCTTCATACCCATGGCCTCGAGCATCAAGTCCATCATCAACGGCATTGTGGTCATCTTTGTCGTGCTTTGGCTCTTGCAGCTTTTCGGCATCATCGGTGCCATCGGCGGCATGCGCGTACGTTAG
- the tsaE gene encoding tRNA (adenosine(37)-N6)-threonylcarbamoyltransferase complex ATPase subunit type 1 TsaE, translating into MPEFNREKRFKTRSERGTLAIAETIAEMLPAPRVIILRGDLGAGKTTLVKGWVQALGAGSPEDVTSPTFTLVHEYQGRKTHIYHLDLYRLETERELATLGLEEMAADPAALVLIEWGEKFESVVALARAEVAMAHLEGDERSLDIRWQE; encoded by the coding sequence ATGCCTGAGTTCAACCGCGAGAAGCGATTCAAGACCCGCTCTGAGCGCGGCACCCTCGCCATCGCCGAAACCATCGCCGAAATGCTTCCGGCTCCGCGGGTGATCATCCTCCGCGGTGACCTCGGAGCCGGCAAGACCACGTTGGTCAAAGGCTGGGTGCAGGCGTTGGGTGCAGGGTCGCCGGAGGACGTGACCAGCCCGACATTCACGCTGGTGCATGAGTATCAGGGGCGCAAGACCCACATCTATCACCTGGACCTGTACCGGCTGGAGACGGAGCGGGAACTGGCCACACTGGGCTTGGAAGAGATGGCGGCAGACCCGGCGGCCCTCGTCCTGATCGAGTGGGGAGAAAAGTTTGAAAGTGTCGTCGCACTGGCGAGGGCGGAGGTCGCAATGGCGCATCTTGAGGGAGATGAACGAAGTCTGGACATTCGTTGGCAAGAATAA